The nucleotide sequence CCGACCACCCATTCGGCGTAGAAGATTCCGATGCCGAGCGCCACGCACAGCCCACAGATGATCCAGAAGCGGATCACGACCGTGACCTCCTGCCACCCGATGAGCTCGAAGTGGTGGTGGATCGGGCTCATCTTGAAGATGCGCTTGCCCTTTGTCGCCTTGAAATACGACACCTGCAGCGCGACCGAGCCGACCTCGATCACGAACAGCAGCCCGAGGACGACCAGCAGCAGTTCGGTGCGGGTCATGATCGACAGGCCGGCCAGCGCGGCGCCGATGCCCATCGAGCCGGTGTCGCCCATGAAGATCTTCGCCGGCTTGGCGTTCCACCACAGGAACCCGAAGCAGGCGGCGGTGAAGGCGATGGCGACGACGGCGAGGTCGTTGGGGTCGCGGACCTCGTAGCAGCGGGGGCCTGCGGTCGAGAGCCTGCCGCACCACTGGTTGAACTGCCAGATGTTGATGATCGTGTAGGCGGCGAACACGAGCGTCGCGCTGCCGGCCGCGAGCCCGTCCAGCCCGTCGGTGATGTTGACGGCATTGGACCAGGCGGCGATCAGGAACACGATGAAGACGACCGCCAGCAGGAGTGGCAGCGTCAGCCAGGAGATGTCCCGCAGGAAGGAGATCGACGGGGACGCCGGCGTCAGCCCGCGCGCGTCGGGGAAGTTGAGCGCGACGACCGCGAAGACGATGCCGATGACGCCCTGGCCGATCAGCTTGCCGCGGGGTGTGAGGCCGAGGCTGCGTTCCTTGGAGATCTTGGCCCAGTCGTCGAGGAACCCGAGGAAGGCCATGGAGGTGGCCAGCCCGAGCACCAGCAGGCCGGACAGGCTCGGGGCCTGCCAGCGGATCAGGTGCACGAGCGTGTAGGACAGCAGCACCGAGCCGAGGATGACCAGGCCGCCCATGGTGGGGGTGCCGCGCTTGACGTAGTGCGCCGTGGGGCCGTCCTCGCGGATGAACTGGCCGTAGTGGCGCTTCGTCAGGAACGAGATGAGCAGGGGGGTGCCGACCAGCGCGAAGAGCATGGACAGTCCGCCCGTGAGCAGGATGTTGATCACGATGCGGCTCCGTCCCGGACGACGAGGTTCGCCGCCACCTTCTCCAGCCCGACCCCGCGGGATGCCTTGATCAGCACGACGTCTCCGGGCGACAGCGACAACGAGGCCGCCACGTCGTCGCGGAGGCTCTCGCGGGCGGGGACACCGCCCTCGAGTGCGCCGGAGACGATGCGGCCGGCGAACTCGCCGACGGCGACGACCTCGCTGATGCCCGCGTCTGCGGCCCGCCTGCCGAGCTCCTCGTGCAGGTCGGCCGCGGTGGGGCCGAGTTCGAGCATGTCGCCGAGCACGGCGACGGCCCGCGCCGTGGGGTGCTCGGCGCGGCTGCCCGCGACCAGCTCGACGGCGGTGCTGAGCGCCACGGCCATGGAGTCGGGGTTGGCGTTGTAGGCGTCGTTGAGGACGAGCACGCCGTCGGGGCGTGGCCGAAGCTCCATGCGCCACTGCGACCGGGTGGTCGCCGAGGAGAGGGCGGCGCCGACGGTGGCCAGGTCGAGGCCTGCGGCGAGCGCGGCGGCCGCGGCGGCGAGCGCGTTGGCGACCTGGTGGCGGCCGATGACCCCCAGCTGGACGCCG is from Tessaracoccus palaemonis and encodes:
- the mraY gene encoding phospho-N-acetylmuramoyl-pentapeptide-transferase; translated protein: MINILLTGGLSMLFALVGTPLLISFLTKRHYGQFIREDGPTAHYVKRGTPTMGGLVILGSVLLSYTLVHLIRWQAPSLSGLLVLGLATSMAFLGFLDDWAKISKERSLGLTPRGKLIGQGVIGIVFAVVALNFPDARGLTPASPSISFLRDISWLTLPLLLAVVFIVFLIAAWSNAVNITDGLDGLAAGSATLVFAAYTIINIWQFNQWCGRLSTAGPRCYEVRDPNDLAVVAIAFTAACFGFLWWNAKPAKIFMGDTGSMGIGAALAGLSIMTRTELLLVVLGLLFVIEVGSVALQVSYFKATKGKRIFKMSPIHHHFELIGWQEVTVVIRFWIICGLCVALGIGIFYAEWVVGQ